In Thermomonas paludicola, the following are encoded in one genomic region:
- a CDS encoding amidohydrolase, with product MQNLRVSIVQGDTRWHDPAANRAYYAGLIAPLRGTTDLVVLPETFTSGFSNEAIGNAEGMDGPTVAWLREQAAKLDAVVTGSVQLRDAEGPLHDNVFNRMLFAMPDGALAQYDKRHLFSFAGEHERYAAGGERVVVTLKGWRILLQVCYDLRFPVFSRNRFDAAQAGQADYDVALYVANWPAVRSHPWKALLRARAIENLCFVVGVNRVGNDGNGLHYSGDSAVIDFLGHPLSECTDGEVVTTTTLQAAELLAHRQRFPALRDADGFVLQA from the coding sequence ATGCAGAACCTTCGCGTCTCCATCGTCCAGGGCGACACCCGCTGGCATGATCCGGCGGCGAATCGCGCGTATTACGCCGGGCTGATCGCACCGCTGCGCGGCACCACCGATCTGGTGGTGTTGCCGGAAACCTTCACCAGCGGTTTTTCCAACGAGGCCATCGGCAATGCCGAGGGCATGGACGGGCCGACGGTGGCATGGCTGCGCGAGCAGGCGGCGAAGCTGGATGCCGTGGTCACAGGCAGCGTGCAGCTGCGCGACGCGGAGGGCCCGCTTCACGACAATGTCTTCAACCGCATGCTGTTCGCCATGCCGGACGGCGCGCTTGCGCAGTACGACAAGCGCCATCTGTTCTCGTTTGCCGGCGAGCACGAGCGCTACGCCGCTGGAGGCGAGCGCGTCGTGGTGACATTGAAAGGCTGGCGCATCCTGCTGCAGGTTTGTTACGACCTGCGCTTCCCGGTGTTCTCGCGCAACCGCTTCGATGCCGCGCAAGCTGGACAGGCTGATTACGACGTGGCCCTGTACGTGGCGAACTGGCCGGCAGTGCGCAGCCATCCGTGGAAGGCCCTGCTGCGCGCGCGCGCCATCGAAAACCTGTGCTTCGTGGTGGGCGTCAATCGCGTTGGCAACGACGGCAATGGCCTGCACTACAGCGGCGACAGCGCGGTCATCGACTTCCTGGGCCATCCGCTCAGCGAATGCACGGATGGGGAAGTGGTCACCACCACCACCCTGCAGGCGGCGGAACTGCTGGCCCATCGCCAGCGCTTCCCGGCGCTGCGCGATGCCGATGGGTTTGTGCTGCAGGCTTGA
- a CDS encoding biotin--protein ligase has protein sequence MRKHGEFKMPGGKLAVADVVIVDGRLAHVAVSGDFFLEPDSALDAINAALTGLRADADAAMLAQAVQAGLPPDTQMHGVSAGAVATAVRRAIDSEEGA, from the coding sequence ATGCGCAAACACGGTGAATTCAAGATGCCGGGCGGCAAGCTGGCGGTGGCCGACGTGGTCATCGTGGACGGCCGGCTGGCGCATGTGGCCGTCAGTGGCGATTTCTTCCTGGAACCGGACAGCGCGCTGGATGCGATCAATGCGGCACTGACGGGCCTGCGGGCGGATGCCGATGCCGCGATGTTGGCGCAGGCAGTGCAGGCGGGCTTGCCGCCGGACACGCAGATGCATGGGGTCAGTGCAGGGGCGGTCGCGACGGCGGTGCGCCGCGCCATCGACAGCGAGGAGGGTGCATGA
- the msrA gene encoding peptide-methionine (S)-S-oxide reductase MsrA, with protein sequence MRTEKTIALLFALLLTAAAALLGWRALQARPVATATGGTPVNAQHLQDIYFGMGCFWGAEKRLRAVPGVAEVEVGYAGGDAPKVSYEDVLQEERLIRAGRSHARNHAEVVRVRYDPRRLDLATLLAAFWENHDPTQQGGQGNDIGSNYRSAIYFTTAAQKMLAEQSRDIYQQNLAHAGFGTITTEILPLRNYSRAEESHQDYLLKNPDGYCGLGGTGVKYGIADGGIAYPPLDAVALHAAAQLVVYEAEDCPYCERFEADVLKSWKADVPFVRTHSQQPPTGWTLAGPLLATPTIVLFKGRKEVSRFTGYAGDAKKFWQWLGYHQLTPEQQRIAFESGTELPGTGAHLNEARPGTYFDPVSGAALFRSDAKFDSACGWPSFFEPMQGALQFVSDDSHGMHRIEVRSASSGIHLGHVFDDGPPPTGKRYCINGNVLKFVPDPPKA encoded by the coding sequence ATGCGAACTGAAAAGACGATCGCCCTGTTGTTCGCGCTGCTGCTGACTGCAGCTGCGGCGCTGTTGGGATGGCGGGCGTTGCAGGCGCGCCCGGTGGCAACCGCAACGGGAGGAACCCCAGTGAATGCGCAACACTTGCAGGACATCTACTTCGGCATGGGCTGTTTCTGGGGCGCGGAGAAGCGCTTGCGCGCGGTGCCGGGCGTGGCCGAAGTGGAAGTGGGTTACGCCGGCGGCGATGCGCCGAAGGTCAGCTACGAGGACGTGTTGCAGGAAGAGCGGTTGATCCGCGCCGGTCGCAGCCATGCACGCAACCATGCCGAGGTGGTGCGGGTGCGTTATGACCCCAGGCGGCTGGATCTGGCCACGCTGCTGGCCGCGTTCTGGGAAAACCACGACCCCACCCAGCAGGGCGGGCAGGGCAATGACATCGGCAGCAACTATCGAAGCGCGATTTACTTCACCACGGCGGCGCAGAAGATGCTGGCGGAGCAAAGCCGCGACATCTACCAGCAGAACCTGGCCCACGCGGGCTTCGGCACCATCACCACTGAGATCCTGCCGCTGCGCAACTACAGCCGGGCCGAGGAAAGCCATCAGGACTATCTGCTGAAGAACCCGGACGGTTACTGCGGGCTGGGCGGCACTGGCGTGAAATACGGCATCGCTGACGGCGGCATCGCCTATCCGCCGCTGGACGCGGTGGCCTTGCATGCGGCGGCGCAGCTGGTGGTTTACGAAGCCGAGGATTGCCCCTACTGCGAGCGATTCGAGGCGGACGTACTGAAAAGCTGGAAGGCGGATGTGCCGTTCGTGCGCACCCACTCGCAGCAGCCGCCCACCGGCTGGACGCTGGCAGGTCCGCTGCTGGCCACGCCGACGATTGTCTTGTTCAAGGGTAGAAAAGAAGTGTCGCGCTTCACCGGTTACGCCGGGGATGCGAAAAAATTCTGGCAATGGTTGGGCTACCACCAGCTCACCCCCGAGCAGCAGCGCATCGCGTTCGAGAGCGGGACCGAATTACCTGGCACCGGCGCGCATTTGAACGAGGCGCGGCCGGGCACCTACTTCGACCCGGTCAGCGGCGCGGCGCTGTTCCGCAGCGATGCCAAATTCGATAGCGCCTGCGGCTGGCCCAGCTTCTTCGAGCCGATGCAGGGGGCACTGCAGTTCGTCTCGGACGACAGCCACGGCATGCATCGGATCGAGGTGCGCAGCGCCAGTTCCGGCATCCATCTGGGCCACGTCTTCGATGATGGCCCGCCGCCGACCGGCAAGCGCTATTGCATCAACGGCAACGTGCTGAAATTCGTGCCGGATCCGCCGAAGGCGTGA
- a CDS encoding pyridoxal phosphate-dependent aminotransferase, whose translation MQIKTKLPKVGTTIFTVMSQLAAEHGAVNLGQGFPDFPVPSRLVEALGRAMQAGHNQYAPMTGIPALRQAIAAKTERCYGWRPDADAGITVTSGATEAIFNAIHAMVRAGEEVIVLDPCYDCYEPAIELAGAVAVHVPLDPVTFAPDWDAVRKAMTPNTRMLMINSPHNPSGAMFTVADMQTLTELLRGTDIWLLSDEVYEHIVFDGARHESALLYPELRERAFVISSFGKTYHCTGWKLGYCIAPPALSAEFRKVHQYNVFCSFNPAQHAFAEMIEAEPGHYEGLGAFYQDKRDRFRQQLLATRFKPLPVPGGYFQLVDYSAVSDLPDLEFARWLTAEHGVTGIPLSPFYAVPPAGQRLLRLCFAKNEDTVNRAIERLSKL comes from the coding sequence ATGCAGATCAAAACCAAGCTGCCGAAGGTCGGCACCACCATTTTCACCGTGATGTCGCAGCTGGCGGCGGAGCATGGCGCGGTGAACCTGGGCCAGGGCTTCCCCGATTTCCCGGTGCCGTCGCGGCTGGTGGAGGCGTTGGGCCGGGCGATGCAGGCGGGGCACAACCAATATGCGCCGATGACCGGCATTCCCGCGCTGCGCCAGGCGATCGCGGCCAAGACCGAACGCTGCTACGGCTGGCGCCCGGATGCGGATGCGGGAATCACCGTGACCAGCGGTGCCACCGAGGCCATCTTCAATGCGATCCACGCGATGGTGCGTGCCGGCGAGGAAGTCATCGTCCTCGACCCGTGCTACGACTGCTACGAGCCGGCGATTGAGCTCGCCGGTGCGGTCGCCGTGCACGTGCCGCTGGATCCCGTCACCTTTGCCCCGGACTGGGACGCGGTGCGCAAGGCCATGACCCCGAACACGCGGATGCTGATGATCAACAGCCCGCACAACCCGTCCGGCGCCATGTTCACGGTCGCCGACATGCAAACGCTGACGGAACTGCTGCGCGGCACCGATATCTGGCTGCTCAGCGACGAGGTGTACGAACACATCGTGTTCGACGGCGCGCGCCATGAATCCGCGCTGCTGTATCCGGAGCTGCGCGAACGTGCATTCGTCATTTCCAGTTTCGGCAAAACCTATCACTGCACCGGCTGGAAACTGGGCTACTGCATCGCGCCGCCGGCGCTGTCGGCGGAATTCCGCAAGGTCCATCAGTACAACGTGTTCTGCTCGTTCAACCCGGCGCAGCATGCGTTCGCCGAGATGATCGAGGCCGAGCCCGGTCATTACGAGGGCCTCGGCGCGTTTTATCAGGACAAGCGCGATCGCTTTCGCCAGCAGTTGCTCGCCACCCGGTTCAAGCCATTGCCGGTGCCGGGCGGCTATTTCCAGCTGGTGGACTATTCGGCGGTCAGCGACCTGCCCGACCTGGAGTTCGCGCGCTGGTTGACTGCCGAACACGGCGTCACCGGCATCCCGTTGTCACCGTTTTACGCCGTGCCGCCGGCCGGCCAGCGGTTGCTGCGACTGTGCTTCGCCAAAAACGAGGACACGGTGAACCGCGCCATCGAACGGCTGTCCAAGCTTTGA